ATGGATGAGTTGTTCTTCCGTGGGCCCTAAGGAGGCTCCGCAACGCGAGCCGCGTTACACTGTCCCTCGATGCCAGTGTCCTGGATCCCTGGTTTCGTACACAAGTCTGCGAGCGATTGGCGTCGCTCGCGCCGGCGAATCGACGCCGGCTGCGATTCCATTCGATGCAGTGCGGCGCTATTTCAAGGAGATAGTCAACAGGACGGTCGCTGGCTCGAGCGGCGTCAAGGGCCGATGAATCATGTGCGAAATCTGGGATGCAGGACACTAGCTTTGGTTGGACCGCCGCCGCTGTGCTTCACTTGCGCGCGCCGAACGGCACGCTTGCAGGCGCGCGCATGATCGGCCTGTGGACCCGGGATGAGGTGCGCGCCCTGGACCGGGATGCCGTGGACCGACTCGGCGTTCCAAGCCTGGCTCTGATGGAGAACGCCGGCTTGGGAGCCACGCTCGCGCTGCTCGAGCACTTCTCTCGTTCGCTCGCGCGGATCGTGATCGTGGGCGGAACCGGTCAGAACGGAGGCGACGCGTGGGTGGTGGCCCGGCAGCTACGCGTCCGAGGTCATCGTCCGCGGTGCGTGTTGCTGGGGGAGGCATCGACGGTACGCGGCGACGCACGGGTCAACCTGGACGCGCTCGCCAATCTGGGGATTCCGCTGACGGAGGTCGGTTCCGGCTCGGGGCTTTCAGCACTGGGCGACGCTCTGGCGGATGCGACGTTGGTGGTCGAAGGGCTGTTCGGCACGGGCCTCGATCGACCCGTGACCGGGCACTTCGCTGAAGCGATCGAGCGTATCAACTCCTGTCGGGCCGCGCGGATGGCCCTGGACCTTCCGAGCGGGGTCGACGCGGACACGGGGCGCGTGCTCGGCAGGGCCGTGCGAGCGCAGTTGACAACAACGTTTGCAGCCCACAAGCGAGGCCTGCACCAATACCCTGGAGCCGAGCTGGCCGGCAAGATCGTCCGCATCCCTATCGGTGTGCCGGCTTCCGATGAAGTGTTGGCCCGGATTGTGGAGCCTGCGGACGTGGGCGCCTGGCTGGCAAGGCGTGAACCCGATGTCCATAAGGGCAGCGCGGGTCATGTCCTGGTCGTGGCTGGATCGCCGGGCCGCACCGGTGCGGCGATGCTTGCGGGCATGGGTGCTCTGCGCTCAGGGGCGGGCCTGGTGACGCTTGCCTGTCGGCCTGCTGCGCGGCGCTCCCTGGACGGCAAGGTGGTCGAGCTCATGACCATCGAGCTTTCCGACTCACTCGAGGTAGCTGTACCGGTCGCTCTGCGCGAGGCGTCGGACAAGAGCGCCGTGGTGGTTGGACCGGGCCTTGGCCTGGAAAAGGAGGCGCGTTCGCTCGTGTTTGCGCTTGCCGAGCAGGCGCCCGTGCCGACCGTGCTCGACGCCGACGCCTTGACCCTGCTGAGCGGCGAGCTGCCGGTTCTGAAGCGTGCGCCGGCGCCTCGGGTTCTCACACCGCACCCCGGAGAGGCTGCTCGGCTGCTGGGCGTCACGAGCGGCCAGATCCAAGCCGATCGCTATGCAGCCGCTGTCCGGATCGCAACGGAGTCGGGGGCTGTCGTGATCCTGAAAGGCGCGGGCACGGTGGTGGCGGATCCCGGCGGACGGCTGCGTGTCTGTCGCCGGGGCACGCCCGCCCTTGCCACTGCGGGAAGCGGTGACGTGCTGTCCGGGGTAGTGGCAACCCTATTGGCCGGCTTGCCAGCCTTGGAGGCCGCCTCCGCGGCAGCGGTGCTGCACGCGCGGGCTGCCGAGCTTGCGGCGGTTTCCGACCGAGGCATGTTGGCCAGGGAAGTCGCTCAAGCGTTGCCGCGGGCCCTGGAGAAGGTGCGGGGCCCCGCCGACCCTGCTCGCTTATGTTAGAACGACGTTGCACGAGGCCGAATGAGGTTAGACCAGTTTCTCTGATTGGGTGTACAATTGACTGGCGTAGGGCTGGTGTGAGAGAGTATGCTACACATACAACACGCAACATGGAGCCTGGCGAGCCAGATCGCAGCGCTGTGTGCGGAGTTGAACGATCCGCGGCTGGGGGGCGGCCCATGTCGGGTTGTGGTTCGTGGGGACAGGGATGGCTATACTGATCTACCGGTGCACGGTGCTCGACAAGGGTCCGGGTATGGCCTGCACGCGAGCTGCGAGGGCGTACAGGTGATGCTCGCAGCGCGTTGGTGTCGCATGGCGCTTGGGAGCACGCGTTCGGGGCGACTGAGAGGTGGAGGGCAGGGACCATGAGTGGGACCAGAGCTGCAGCATCGGGCGGCGATCCGCTGACCGGTCGGGTCATCGCCGCAAAGTACGAGCTGGGTGAAGTGCTCGGCACGGGATCGATGGGCAAGGTCTATCGTGCGACCCACACAGGTTTGGGGCGCACCGTGGCCGTCAAGATACTGCACGGCTCGTACCAGAACGAAGCTCGGATGGTGGCTCGTTTTCACCGCGAAGCACAGGCGGCGAGCCTGATTCATCATCCGAACGTTGTAGAGATAATCGACTTCGGCCAGGAGCAAGACGGCACCCTCTATATCGTCATGGAGTTCTTGGAGGGCACGAATCTCCGTCTCTTGATCGAGGAACAGGGGTTGACGCAAAGCCGGGCCACCTACCTCATGGCGCAGATTCTGTCGGCGGTCGCGGCTGCGCACGCCAAGGGGATCGTCCACCGCGATCTGAAGCCTGAGAACGTCGTCGTGGTCTCCAAAGAGGGCGACGACGGCCAGCAACTCGAAGTCGTGAAGATCCTCGACTTCGGCATCGCCAAGATCAAGTCCCGCGGCGCGGCCGGGGGCGTGATGGCCCAGACCGTGGAGATGGCCACCGGCACACCGGAGTTCATGTCACCGGAGCAGTGCAGCGGCAAACCGCTCGACGAACGCAGCGACGTGTACTCCTGCGGCTGCCTGCTGTACGTGCTGCTCACCGGGAGAGTGCCGTTTACCTCGGAGAGCGCTGTCGGGACCGTGCTCAAGCAGGTCAACGAGGCGCCGATCCCGCCCTCGCAGTGCAACCCCAAACTGTCCTCGCATTTTGATGCCATCGTGTTAAGGGCGCTGGAGAAGAAGCCCGACGATCGCTATCAAGAGATACGTCAGATGCGCGGGGACCTGCTGCAGCTGGCCGACCGTCTCCAGCTGGGTCCCATTCCTCACAGCGGTCCCTTACCCACGCTTCGGTCTTCGGACACCGAAGGCGACGCGTCGGGTGTGGTGAGCTCCGAGAGGGATACACGTCCAGATGGCCGAAAGAAGGGGGGTTCGCGGCCCTTGGACGTGCCCAGTGCCAAGAGCCGATCCGGCAGCCGGATCATGCTACTCGCCGGCGCGATGTTCTTGTCGGCCGCCGGGGTGGGCATTTACGGCTTGGTCAAGAAGACGCGCTCCGCAGCTCTGGTCGCCCCCGGCGAAGTCGTCGCCGTAGCGTCCACTCCCGCTGCCATGAACGAAGTACCCGAAAGGTTCCCCCCTCCGGTCGAGCGCGAGATTGCAGTCGAACAGCGCCCCATCGCTCCGCCGGACGACGTCGTTCCGCCGGATGGCATCGCTCCCCCGATCTCCCCCAACGAGCTCGAGGATATGGTTGCGATACCCCCGGCGCCACTGCGCACGAAAGGCGAGGAGGCTCCTGCCTTCCGGCCGGCTCCCAAGGCCAAACCGCCGAAGCGGGGTTGGACACCAAAACGCCCAGCAATCAAGAAGCAGAAGAAGAAGCGATCGGCTCGAACCGCGTCGCGCCGCCCAACCGCGAAGGCCAAGAAGGTGGAAGCGTCCCCGGCCGTTGCGACGCAAAGACAAGACACGCGGAAAACGTCACCGCAAGCCCTGGTAGCGGTCCCAGCGCCGCCACCCTCAGCGGCGCCGTCCGGAGCGACTCCGCAGCCTCCGCCAGCCGGTCAAGCCATGCCGCCTGCCGCGGCACCATCGCAGCCTCCCCCGGCGCCTCGCCCGGCAGCTCCTCCGGTCCTTGATGCAACGACGCAAATAGCTCGGTGGCAAGTCCAAGGGCCCTTGCCCTCGTCGGTGCTCCGGCGGGCGGTCCAGCGGCTTGAGGGCGATATCGATCGCTGCTACACTTCGGCGGCCCGGCGGGTCGGGAAGGATGGCTTTGGTGAGGTGCGGGTTGCGTTTCGGATAACCACGACCGGGCGCGCTTCCGCGGTCGAGACTTCCGGCGGTGGCTTGCCGGGTCTGGATCGCTGCGTGCGGGGAGTGATCGCTCGCGTGGTGTCGCGGCGCAAGCCGGATCTGGGAGAAGCCAGGGCAGCCTTCGTGGTTCAGTTCCGCAAGCCACGCTAAGGGCCCACGGAAGAATAGCTCGTCTGTATCGCCGAGGGCCGGGCGCCGTTGGCAAGGCGCAACGACGAGGGGTATTGGGGATATTTCGAGGAGGCGCAACCTAGCCAGCGGTGGTCGGAACCGGTGAGATGGATGAGTTATTCTTCTGCGGGCCCTAAGGGCCCACTCGACAACAACTCGGTGTCGGCGCTGTTTTCGAGGGCTTTTCTTGATCGACGTGAGCCGCGAGCGCGTCGCCCTGCACGGCCGCGGCCGATCGAGTTATGCTTGGCTGGGCCCAAGGGCGGTCGGAGCCGGCGAAACGGGAAAGCCATTCTTGAACGGGCCCTAAGGAGAGCAAGCATGCAACTTCCACCTTCCGCCCGCATTCTGGTGATTGCGAGCGCTTTCGGCACACTTGCCTGCCTGGGTCCCCGCGCCTCGGACGACGTCGTCGATAGCCCCGAGTGGCTACCGTTCGATGTGCCTGTTCCCGAGTGCACGTCCAATCCACGTTTGATGCAACAAATCGACAAGTTCGATGGTATCGACTCGCTCTACATTCCCAGACAGAAGGCCTACGCGGGAGGCCAGGAGGTCATGTTTTGGGATTTCGGCGTGGCGCCCCGTTTTGCCGTACCGGTGTGGCTTTTTAGGCGCTGCGGATTGGACGGCAAGCCTCTGATGGGCGATGAAGGGCAGCTGCCGCTGCGCGAGCCGATCGACAATCAAAACCCGGCAGCTCCTGTGTTCATGACGCACCCCAACCTGATCGATGTGGTTCCGGGCGACTCGTCGTACAGCCCGTTCTGGTCGATGTCGGCTGTGTGCATTAACGAAGCCGACTACGAATTCCGTGGCCGACCTATCCTGGCGAGTTTCCAGGCCATCAGTCATGCGGTGCAGGTTGGCATGGCTGCCGAGCCGATGGACATGGGGATGTGGGCAAACTGCCCGGTTGTATCGCCGCTTGCCCGGCTCGATGTGGGCTTGGGCGCGCCCCCGGTGCCGCCCCACGGGGGATTCTACAAAGGCCACAAGGTCTATTACTACCACCTCGGGCGCATGGATCCGGATCCGTGCAACCCGATGGGGCCGCCTTCGGGTGTGTACAAGCTCGACACCGCAGGGCTCGTTGCGACTGGGCTCGTGTACATGTTCGAACGTGAGACAGGCGGGCCGTCGTGTCCGCGTGTGTTTCAGTTTCCCCGGCGATTGCCGCCGCAGATGGGAGGTTGCAAGGTGCCGGAGTACAGTCCGCTCTGGCGTGAGGTGCGCGTGACCTTGATTGACTCAGCGCAGTGTTTCATGTCAGAAGCAGAGATGTTCAATAGGGCACCAGGCGGTGAGCTCGTTTACACGCAGCGAGGCAGCGCAGCGATAGTTAGGCACGAAGTCACCGACAACTACGTGAATAACGCGATCCAATGGGAAGCGGGACTGGAGTGAGAACGACCGCGTGGTTGGCATGCCTCTGCTGCGTGGTGTCCGGTGGGTGTCTGGCGGAACACCTCGCCGAGCCCGAAGTGGGAGCTGTCAGCCCATATCGATGCAGTCCAATCGGTGACAGCGATCCCGACCGGGATGTGTCGTTCTCGAATCAGATCCTCCCGCTCTTTCTGCGGCCGCCGCCAGCGCCGGGGTGCGGCTGTCATCTGCCGACTTCCCCTAACCCGGTAGGGCTCATGTCGACCGGATTGGATCTGTCAACGTTCAGTACGCTGATGGCGGGCGGGACAGGCGCGGCGATTCCGATCGTGGCTCCCGGAAAGCCCTGCGAGAGCCTGCTCGTGCAGAAGGTCGGTGAATCGCCACCGTTCGGAACCAGAATGCCTCGCACGGGCCCCCCCTTTCTCTCGGATAGCGAAATCCAGCTCATCAAGGACTGGATCGCTGAGGGAGCCCTTGAGAACTGATCGACCGGCGCCTCTCCTGACCCGACGCCTTGCAAGTGTCGCGTTGGCCGCGACACTTGCCGCCGGCTGTGGCGGAATGCAGCGCACGGGAGGCGTCGACTCGAGGATCGACCTGGAGAAACTGCCATCCGAGGTCCGGACGGCGTACCACGTTTTCGCTTCCCACTGCAGCCGCTGTCACACTATCGCGCGTCCACTGAACGCTTACGTTCGGCGAGTCGAGCACTGGAACAGGTACGTCCATCGCATGATGCGTCAACCCGGTAGTGGCATCAACCCGCGCGAAGCCAAGGTGATCCTCACGTTCCTGCACTACTACACCCTGGAGATCAAGGGGCTGAAACCCCTTCAGGATGAGCCGCAGGCGTCTTCGGAGCCGACGGGGGCGGACCTCATCGCCCCGAACCCGGGGGTCCGGCCGGTGCCTGCCGCCGCGCAGCCGTCCGAGCAAGCCCCTTCCGAGCAGCACGCACCGAACCCGCGGCAACAAGCTCAACCGCCTCACCAACCCCTCGATCCATCCCAGCAGCCCTAGAGGAAGGCTAGCATGTCACCAGGCCAACGAGACCGTATCAAGCCGCTTCTGCTGATCGGCGCGGGCTTGGCCACCGCGTTCGTCGCCGGGAGCCTGCAACCACCCGGAGCAAGCAGCCAGGACCGTAACCTCGCCGGCTCGGCCCAGGGGAGTTACGTGTTTGTTCCCACCAACTCGAATGCTCGTAAACAGACTTTCGACGGTTTCATCACGGAGGTGACGATCAAATTGGCCGTGGACTTCACGGAGCGTGTGTCAGCGCAGGTCAAGCTCTGCTACGGGTGTCACGGTGTCGAATTCGACATGGCGTTCATGGATTTTTGGGCGGCCGACGAGATCAACTTTCGTGTGGGCCGTTTCAACCCTGCCTTTGGTGATTTCCCCCTGCGCCACGACCCAGCGAACCATCGCACGATCAATAAGCCCCTGCCGTACGACATGGGGCGGATGCTGCGCTTGCGTGAGTACAACATGAGCGTGATGCCCTCGCCGTATGTCGACAACGGAGTCGAGGTCAATGGAACGCACTGGTTTGGTGAGTCGCTGCAGGTGGACTATGCCATGTACGTTGTCAGCGGCTTCAAAGGGAGCAGGGACGGTTCCGGACTCGACTATATCCAGTCGCGTTCGGGTTCGTTCTACTACGTCGACAACAACTCGAGGCCAGCCCTTGGTGGGCGCCTCGCGCTGACGTTGGATCTTGGATCCGCCGCCACGGTTACACTGGGCGGCTCGGCCATGCATGGAACCTACGATCCGGACAATCGTCTCGGATACACACTTGCCGGAGCGGATTTCTACGCGCGGCTGGGCAAAGTCGATCTTCGAGCGGAGTACCTGCGCAGGCGCACCGAGGTCCGAGTTGGTACCGATCCGTTCAACCGTTTCGCCTATCTTCCGGTCAAGAAGAACGGGGGGGACTTCTGGTCGAGCTACTTCCTCAAGGATGGGTTTTATGCCCAGGCCAACATGGAGGTGACTCCCCGACTGGAGCTCGTGGCTCGTTTCGACGGAATCCGGCGCCTTGGCAACGTGCTTGCCACCAGCCCGCTGCGCAAGGACTCGCTGGTGTTGCGCTACACGCCCGCGGTGAACGTGGTCTTCGACCACACGCTCCGACTGAAGCTGCAGGGAGAGTTCTACGATTTCAGCGATTTCAAGGACGAAATCGCTGTCAGTGCAGCACTGGTGTCCGTGTTCTAGTACTAGAACTGGACTAGTGCACCCTACGTTCGGCCATCTGCTCGGGGAACCGATTCCCGCGTACTTCGTCATGCTCGTGGCGGGGTTCGCAGCGGCAGTGTTCCTGGCTGTGCGCTGCGCTCGAAGGCTGGATATCGATCAGGATCTGTTGATCGATCTCGCCCTTATTTGCCTTGTGGCTGGGGTCGCTGGCGCGCGTATCTTGCACGTCCTGGCGGACGGCTATTTCTGGGACTACGTCCACTTGTGCACGGACCCCACCCAGGTGGTTTGGCGCACGGTCGCCACGCAGCTGGAGTGCGACCAGCTGGGCGGGCGATGGAACGGGGGCGCGCACACATGCCATCCTCCGGGCCGCGACTGTTTCGCTTGGGCGAAGTTCTGGAACGGTGGACTGACCTACTATGGCGGGCTGGCCGGGGCTGTAGCGGCCGGCTCGTGGTTCGTTGTTCGAGAGGGGCTGCCGCTGTGGCGCGTCGTGGATCTTGCCGGCCTGGTTACGCCGCTTGGTATCTTCTTTGGCAGGCTGGGCTGCTTCTTTGCGGGCTGCTGTTTTGGCGTGACCACGGACTCGGCCATTGGCCTGTCCTTTCCACCAGGGTCTGCCGCGAGCCGCAAGCAGTTCGAATTGCAGCTCCTCGAGAGTAAGGCGCTTGCGTCGCTGCCGGTACATCCCAGCCAGCTCTACGAGGCTTTGGGCAGCCTGCTGATCGCCATCTACCTGGGCCTGTGGGGTCATCCCAGGAAGCGTTTTGACGGAGAGGTGTTTTGCCTGTCGGTCGGGCTCTACGCCGCACTCCGCTTTGCGCTGGAGTTTCTGCGCGCCGACGATCGCGGATCGATTGCGGGATGGTCCACGTCGCAGCTGGTCAGTGTTGGCTTGCTTCTGTGCGTGCTGCCGCTGTGGCACCGGTTGTCTCGACGAGCACCAACCTGAAAAAGCTACGTGTGGTAGAGGGCTCCGGGTAGCGTGCCGCGAGCGCGGCTGTTAGTGTCCGGGAGCACGCTAGACCAGGAACCAGGAACCAGGGATCGGGCGAAAATGCCTGGGCAGCTTATCGATGGCAAGTCTGTTGCTGCGGCGGTTCGCGAGCAGGTCCGTGGACGGGCCGATGCTTTTGCGGCACGCCACGGACGCCCCCCTGGGCTCGAAGTCGTGCTGGTGGGTGACGACGCCGCTTCGCAGGTGTACGTCCGAAACAAGGAGCGCGCGAGCGGCAAGGTCGGGATTCGAAGCAACGTTCACCACCTCCCCGCGGACACCACGGCCGGGCGGCTCGGCGAGCTGCTTACCCGTTTGGATGCCGATCCGCTGGTGGACGGCATCCTGCTTCAGATGCCGCTGCCAGGGCAGCTCGATCCCGATGCCATGCTCAGCCAGATTCGCGCTGGGAAGGACGTAGACGGGCTGACGAACGAAAGCGTGGCTCGACTGGTGTGCGACCAGCCTGGTTTGAGACCCTGTACGCCGCTCGGGTGCATGCGGCTGCTGGCGGAGGCAGGCTGTGATCCACAGGGGAAGCACGCCGTTATCGTGGGTCGTAGCAAGCTCGTGGGCAAACCGTTGGCGCACTTGCTGCTGCAGCGCAACGCAACGGTCACGGTTGCGCATTCCCGAACCAAGTCGCTCGCTGACGTGGTGCAACAGGGCGACATCGTGGTAGCCGCTGCCGGTCGAGCGGGACTGGTGCGGGGTGCCTGGATCAAGCCGGGGGCCGTCGTGATCGACGTGGGAATTAACAGAGACGCGGAAGGCCGACTCCGAGGAGACGTGGATTTCGAGGCTGCAAGGGAGCGAGCCAGCTGGATCACGCCGGTTCCAGGTGGGGTCGGACCCATGACCATTGCGATGCTGCTCAGCAACACCGTGGACGCTGCCAACGCCCGCCTCGGCCACTAGAGGTACAACGACCAGAGCGCTGAACGGGTTGGTACCAGGCGGCTTGAAATCGGCTTGCCGGCCGGCTAGGTTGGGCTTCCATCGTGGCAGAGGGAGGCCAGTACCGGTTGCAGCACGTGCCAGGCAACGGAACGCGCAGGAGCTGGGGCAAGCGAGCGCCCGAGCGGTGCATGTTGGTCAACGGACGATAATCAGGAGGAGCGGCTAATGCGTGAGATAGGGAACACCCCTCTGGTGGTTGAGACCAAGGCCTTGTTGTTTGCGTTGTTGTTTGTGTTGTTGATCGGCTGCGCCGGTGATGCGGGTCCTGCCGGCGAGCCGGGGGCGCCGGGTGAAGCGGGTCCTGCGGGTCCTGCGGGCGATCCGGGGCCGGCACCGAGCGAGGCACAGATAGCAGGTGTGATCGACAACGTCCTCGGCGGCTGTCGCGGCCTCACGCTAAGCGCCCAGGAGTGGGATGAGGTCTTCGAGATCGGACAATTCATCGCTTCTGGCGAGGAACGCGAGGTGTGTTCCCTCCATCGGACGGGGCCAGAGGATCTGTTCATGAGCGAGTCCGAGGTGATCATGAACAAGGGCTCGCACCATGGCTTGCTGTTTCTCACCGGCTACACGGAGGTGCCCGCCAAGGACCTGAAGGGGGAGCCGGTCGAGCTGGGCAAGGTCGTCCCCTGCGAGGATGCGCCGAATTCCCGATTCGACGTGACCTCGGTGCTCTCGGGCAGCCAAGGTACGGGCAACCTCACGGCCGACGGGCAAATCCCCGAAGGCGTGGCCTTGAGGATCCCAGCGAACTCCCTCGTGGTCATGAACTACCATCTGCTGAACGCAACGGACGAGGACCTGAGCGCCTGCATGAAGATCGGGCTCAAGGGCATTCCCAGGGCCGAAGTTCAGCAGGAGGCTGGGGTGCTGTTCTTCTATAATCCCTTCATTAGCGTTCCGGCACAAGGGATGGCTCGGGCCCGGATGGCATGTCCCATGACGCAGGACATTCAGCTTGGGAGCGCGGTCTCGCACATGCACGCCCGGGGCGTGGGCTACAGCGCCCGTTGGCTCGATGCGAGCCCCTACGACCCCAGCAGCTCGACGATTCAGATGCTCTACGAGACCACGGAGTGGGAGGCGCCGGAGCCGAGGGTGTTCGAAACGCCGCTGGAGCTGAAGACGGGACAGTGGATAGACTACGAGTGTCAGTACGAAAACCCAGAGCAACGTGACGTTGCGCAGGGGCTCGATACGAGCGATGAGATGTGCATGTTCATCGGCTTGTACTGGCCCAAAAACGATGCGCTCTCGAATTGCGCCATGGAACGGGACGAGGGCATCGTCAATGCGGGCTACAACATCGGAGACGGGGCGCTGTCGGGAGCCGGTTTCCTGGAGTGCCTGTGGAACGGTCCGCTCGACTTCGAAACCTGTGGCTCCAAGCGCTGCAGGTCGCCCGAGGACCGCTACGCGACCCAAGCCTGTTTCACCCAGAGCTGCGAGGCCGTCGGGCAGTTCAGCCGAGCCTATTTGGATTGCGCCGGCGACAACCTGGACACCTGCCAACGGCAGTGCACTGCGGCCGCCAGCGAGTACCAGACCTTGTGTGCGATCACGGCAGTGGCGGAGGGCGGCTGCGCCGAGAAGTTCGGCAGCGATGGCTCCGACGGTACCTGCGCCACCTCAGCTGAAAGCTTGCACGAGGCTGAAGCACGCTGCCGGCAGGCTACCCGCCAACAGGCCCTCGACCAGGTCTGTCGCGGATTGCCGCAGGCGGCCGGGGGCTGTGCCGAGGTCTGCGATGTGCCGGATGCGATGGCTTGCAGCGCTTGCCTGGGCAGCGTGGATTTCGTCCAGACCAACACAAGCTGCCGCAACGTGCGCAGCCTGCGCTGCCTCGGGGAGCAGGTGCAGGCCGTGGCCGAGAGCTGCGTCAAGGAGTGCTTCGCCGAGTGCCTGCCGCAGGCCATCGGCACCTGCACCATCGATTGCCTCAGCTCGGGGCCTTGCGGGACCGAAACCAGCGGATTGCTTGGAGCCACCTGCAAGTGAGTCGGCCGGCGCCGGAGGCTGCGGCGCTGCTTGCCCTGGGACTGGGATTGCTGGTCGTGGCCGGCTGCGACTCGGAACAAGCTCAGGTTCCAGCCGACGCCGGCTCGGAGCCTGGATTGGATGCCGGAGGGGGCGCGGGCGGGCGTGGCTCCGACGCTGCAAGCGACGCCCCGCCAGGCGAGCCCGGAAGCGACGCCGGCGCTTGTGGTGCAGGCCAGACACGCTGCGGAAAGCGCTGCATCGATCCGATCACTCCGGACATCCAGTCGCTGCACAAGAGCATCTTCAAGACGAGCTGCGGGCTCAGTACCTCCTGCCACGCCGGCGGCTCGGCGAAAGAGGGGTTGAGGATGGCGACGGTGTCGGACGTATTCGACACCGCCGTTCGGCAGCCCTCTCGCCAGCGGCCGGCCGTCGCAATCATCGAGCCCGGTGATCCTGGCAAGAGCTACCTGCTCAACAAACTGAGCGGAATGGACATCGCCGCCCGGGGCAGCACAGGCATCCCTGCCACCGCCATGCCGCCGCCTCCGAACGGCATGCTCTGCGAGCACAAGATTCGTATGATCGAGCAATGGATCGCGCAAGGCGCGAAACGCTGACCTCGTGTCTCGACTCCTGTCCGCGCCTCGGGCGAGCGGTGCTGCTTTGGCTGCTCGCGGGCTGCTCGGGCGGCGATGCCTCCACCGGCGCCGTGCCGCTGCCTGCAGGAGCAGACGCTGGCCGTGACGCCCTCGTGACGGACGCCGCGGCGCCGGATGCCCCCGGGGCCGATGGCGGAGCCGGACCCTTGCGGCAGCGCCGGATGCTCGTGAGTCATCGCCTCTGGCGTCCCGCAAGCTCGGCGGAGGATCCTTCCAGCCACAGGCCGAGCTCCATCGCGTGCGATCGCAGGTCCTACGGACGTGAGATCTTGGCGGGCGAAGAAGCCTTCTTCGTGAAGACCGACAAGTGCAACTACATGGCGGCGCGTCAATCCACGATCGTCGATATCCGCAAGGGCGATCGAATCAAGCTGCGGCTCTGGCACTTCCGCCTCACTGCACCGCCAGGCGCCCGGGTCCACAGCGCTCTGTGGATCGGGGATCACGTGGTGCTGGACAAGCACTTGCCGATCCCGCGCAAAAGCGGGTTGATCAGCAAGACCTGGATCGCCCCCCAGGATATCGCCGCGGGTGCGCAGGTCCTCTTTCACATTCACAATCATGGCGACAACGAATACGACCTTGTCGAGCTCAGCACCGGCTCGCCGTAACCGTTGACCGAGTTGTTCGCGGCGACGACGGCTCGGGCAGCGTTCCGAGCGGCTTTGCACAAGGCGCTGACTTGGAACTACGCCGGAATCGTGCTCGCGCCCAGCAGCATCCAGGCTCGCAGGACGCTCAGCAGGGTGGCGGGATCCGGTGCCTGGTAGCGGAGCGTTCTTGCAGAAGCACGGACGGTTTTGGGAAGGAGCTCGCAGGCGTCGGCCATCGCGCTGGTGACACAATCGGTTTCCAGCAAGAGCGGCCCGTCGACAACGAACGGTCGCAGTTCTCCGGCTCTGCGGCAGACCCGGGTGGCTGCCGCTCGAATCCGTGCCCGGGCGGTCTTCGGGTGCTGGGATTGCGCCGAATAGCGGGACAGCGCGCGCTTGACGGCTACCGTTTCGATTCCGTCGATCAGCTCGGCAGACTGAATACAGGTGGTTTCGTCGCCGGTGACGAGACCGACGGGCGTTTGGTGCTGGCCACAGACGAGCGCGTTGAGGCCCGCCTCGTTGAA
The sequence above is drawn from the Pseudomonadota bacterium genome and encodes:
- a CDS encoding collagen-like protein, with product MREIGNTPLVVETKALLFALLFVLLIGCAGDAGPAGEPGAPGEAGPAGPAGDPGPAPSEAQIAGVIDNVLGGCRGLTLSAQEWDEVFEIGQFIASGEEREVCSLHRTGPEDLFMSESEVIMNKGSHHGLLFLTGYTEVPAKDLKGEPVELGKVVPCEDAPNSRFDVTSVLSGSQGTGNLTADGQIPEGVALRIPANSLVVMNYHLLNATDEDLSACMKIGLKGIPRAEVQQEAGVLFFYNPFISVPAQGMARARMACPMTQDIQLGSAVSHMHARGVGYSARWLDASPYDPSSSTIQMLYETTEWEAPEPRVFETPLELKTGQWIDYECQYENPEQRDVAQGLDTSDEMCMFIGLYWPKNDALSNCAMERDEGIVNAGYNIGDGALSGAGFLECLWNGPLDFETCGSKRCRSPEDRYATQACFTQSCEAVGQFSRAYLDCAGDNLDTCQRQCTAAASEYQTLCAITAVAEGGCAEKFGSDGSDGTCATSAESLHEAEARCRQATRQQALDQVCRGLPQAAGGCAEVCDVPDAMACSACLGSVDFVQTNTSCRNVRSLRCLGEQVQAVAESCVKECFAECLPQAIGTCTIDCLSSGPCGTETSGLLGATCK
- a CDS encoding M55 family metallopeptidase, yielding MRTYISIDMEGVAGVVHADHCRRGAADFELARHWMTAEANAAALGAFDAGAAHVLVNDSHGDMRNLLLDELDERVEILSGSLKPHSMVAGVDAGFDVALFVGYHAGAGTALAILDHTYAGRVAASVRINGRPFNEAGLNALVCGQHQTPVGLVTGDETTCIQSAELIDGIETVAVKRALSRYSAQSQHPKTARARIRAAATRVCRRAGELRPFVVDGPLLLETDCVTSAMADACELLPKTVRASARTLRYQAPDPATLLSVLRAWMLLGASTIPA